Proteins from one Mobula birostris isolate sMobBir1 chromosome 10, sMobBir1.hap1, whole genome shotgun sequence genomic window:
- the ube2a gene encoding ubiquitin-conjugating enzyme E2 A: MSTPARRRLMRDFKRLQEDPPAGVSGAPSENNIMVWNAVIFGPEGTPFEDGTFKLTIEFTEEYPNKPPTVRFVSKMFHPNVYADGSICLDILQNRWSPTYDVSSILTSIQSLLDEPNPNSPANSQAAQLYQENKREYEKRVSAIVEQSWRDC; the protein is encoded by the exons ATGTCTACCCCAGCACGGAGGCGCCTCATGAGGGACTTCAAACG GTTGCAGGAGGATCCTCCGGCCGGCGTGAGCGGAGCGCCCTCAGAGAACAACATCATGGTCTGGAATGCGGTTATATTCGG GCCCGAAGGAACCCCTTTTGAAGATG GTACTTTTAAACTTACAATAGAATTCACAGAAGAATACCCAAACAAGCCACCCACAGTTAGATTtgtttcaaaaatgtttcatCCAAATG TCTATGCAGATGGCAGTATATGTCTGGACATACTGCAGAATCGCTGGAGTCCAACATATGATGTGTCTTCAATTTTAACATCTATACAG TCTTTACTGGACGAGCCAAATCCAAACAGCCCAGCCAACAGTCAGGCAGCACAGCTGTATCAGGAGAACAAACGGGAATATGAAAAGCGGGTATCTGCAATAGTGGAACAGAGCTGGCGGGACTGTTGA